In bacterium, a genomic segment contains:
- a CDS encoding xanthine dehydrogenase family protein subunit M, whose translation MRYVAPTSIEEAVSVLGGAVAAQVYAGATDFIPQLRMGRPEPGVAVDLKRINRLTDLRREGNTWVIGAATPSARLGEEKDLVAELPGLVEAANLIGSDQIQSRASLGGNLCNASPAADSVPAMVVNDGRAVIAGPEGMRTIPAASVATGPGRTSLAAGEFLVELVFDRPPPRTADAYLRFIPRTEMDIAVVGAGARLTLDEAGRCQEVSVALGAVAPTVVMVPAAEDILVGHALTDDALKRVAAEASAVCNPIDDKRGTKAYRRQVAGVLAVRALKLAADRAARTG comes from the coding sequence ATGAGATATGTCGCCCCCACATCCATCGAAGAGGCCGTTTCGGTCCTAGGCGGCGCGGTTGCTGCCCAGGTGTACGCCGGCGCTACCGACTTCATTCCCCAGCTGCGGATGGGCCGGCCGGAGCCCGGGGTAGCAGTCGATCTGAAGCGGATCAATCGGCTGACCGACCTCCGCCGGGAAGGGAATACGTGGGTGATCGGCGCCGCCACCCCCTCGGCACGGCTGGGCGAGGAGAAAGACCTGGTCGCCGAGCTGCCGGGCCTGGTGGAAGCGGCGAACCTGATCGGATCCGATCAGATCCAGAGCCGCGCCAGCCTGGGCGGCAACCTGTGCAACGCCTCCCCGGCCGCCGACTCGGTACCTGCCATGGTGGTGAACGACGGTCGGGCGGTGATCGCCGGACCCGAGGGGATGAGGACCATCCCGGCGGCATCGGTGGCCACCGGCCCCGGCCGCACTTCGTTGGCGGCGGGAGAGTTCCTGGTCGAGTTGGTGTTCGATCGTCCCCCGCCCCGGACCGCGGATGCGTACCTGCGGTTCATCCCCCGCACCGAGATGGACATCGCGGTGGTCGGCGCCGGGGCCCGGCTCACGCTGGATGAGGCGGGACGGTGCCAGGAGGTGTCGGTCGCCCTAGGAGCCGTAGCGCCCACGGTGGTCATGGTTCCGGCCGCGGAGGACATCCTGGTGGGCCACGCGCTCACCGACGACGCCTTGAAGCGGGTGGCGGCGGAGGCCTCGGCGGTCTGCAACCCGATCGACGACAAGCGCGGCACCAAGGCGTACCGCCGGCAGGTGGCCGGAGTGCTGGCGGTGAGGGCCCTCAAGCTGGCCGCCGACCGCGCCGCCCGGACCGGCTGA
- a CDS encoding DNA cytosine methyltransferase has product MAAATESSCPAVVDLFCGAGGLSYGLQRAGVSVVAGIDIDPLCRHPFEANVAASFHELDIAEVSVEFVASLYPDTGPRVLAGCAPCQPFSSYTRGGDIGGGQWGLLDKFGALVAELKPEVVTMENVPRLTSRSVFERFLSVLRDAGYQYTHRVVRCAAYGVPQTRSRLVLLASQLGRIDLDAPTHPDSRWVTVRDTIGHLGSISAGGADTSDALHRASGLSEQNLRRIREAKAGGTWRDWDEKLRAPCHTRPSGRTYPGVYGRMEWDRPAPTITTQFHGFGNGRFGHPDQDRAISLREGALLQTFPADYSFVPEGTIAKIGPVARLIGNAVPVKLGETIGRSIMDHLKEKS; this is encoded by the coding sequence ATGGCGGCTGCCACCGAATCTAGTTGCCCAGCCGTAGTTGATCTCTTCTGTGGCGCAGGGGGACTCTCTTACGGGTTGCAAAGAGCTGGCGTGAGCGTGGTGGCTGGAATCGACATCGACCCGCTCTGCCGTCATCCCTTCGAAGCGAACGTCGCAGCCTCGTTCCACGAACTGGACATCGCTGAGGTGTCGGTAGAGTTTGTTGCGTCACTGTATCCGGATACCGGCCCTCGGGTGCTTGCTGGTTGCGCTCCCTGTCAACCGTTCTCGTCCTATACCAGGGGTGGGGACATCGGTGGCGGGCAATGGGGCCTGCTTGACAAGTTCGGCGCGCTCGTCGCCGAGCTCAAGCCGGAAGTGGTCACGATGGAGAATGTCCCACGCCTGACCAGCCGCTCCGTGTTCGAGCGGTTCCTTTCTGTTCTCCGGGACGCCGGCTACCAATACACACACAGGGTCGTTCGATGCGCGGCGTATGGAGTCCCCCAGACGAGGTCGCGCTTGGTGCTCCTGGCTTCACAACTGGGGCGAATCGATTTGGATGCTCCGACCCACCCGGATAGCAGATGGGTGACTGTGCGAGACACTATCGGTCACTTGGGGTCGATATCGGCTGGCGGTGCCGACACCTCTGACGCTCTGCACAGAGCGAGCGGCCTCTCCGAACAGAACCTCCGGCGCATACGCGAGGCGAAGGCTGGCGGAACCTGGCGCGACTGGGACGAGAAGCTGCGGGCCCCCTGCCACACCAGGCCCAGCGGTCGCACCTACCCAGGTGTCTATGGGCGGATGGAGTGGGACCGTCCCGCTCCAACCATCACCACCCAGTTCCATGGCTTCGGGAACGGACGTTTCGGCCATCCCGACCAGGATCGCGCTATTTCCCTTCGGGAGGGAGCACTGCTTCAGACCTTCCCAGCGGACTACTCGTTCGTTCCCGAAGGGACCATCGCGAAGATAGGCCCTGTCGCTCGCCTCATCGGGAACGCTGTACCCGTGAAGCTGGGCGAGACGATCGGAAGGTCGATCATGGATCACCTGAAGGAGAAGTCGTGA
- a CDS encoding ATP-binding protein, producing the protein MSSDPTYQMTVSLNVLRHLGLGLYSNVAAVLSEVVANSWDADAEHVRISIDVSEGRVVIEDDGHGMTIADANQKYLHVGYERRKVAPLTPRFERPVMGRKGIGKLSLFSIARTVRVESVAGGEKHGFVMDAEDIETEIRDGGEGRYEPDPVASTEIALDKGTRITLTNMKRKLQWTGRALRRRLARRFSIIGAEHRFAITLDGEPITATDREYQDKVQYIWTFGDKGNRVASTASNLENQEKRSGELEGHPDWVIDGWIGTASMAGQLKDTETSESINKLVVLVRGKLAQEDILEEFGEGGLYTKYMLGEIHADFLDLDDAEDIATTSRQKLIEEDPRYQALKAKLRDELKHVQGRWTKLRRSQGTKQAVVYPGIQEWFTELDPDQKVAARRLFGRINELPIEGESNKRQLVVSGVLAFESLKLRNMLHRLDEISTQNLDVLQQVFVQLDDLEASAYYQIAKERLRIIRKLTGLVDENAKERAMQEHLYKHLWLLDPSWERATHTEHMEKSVTTVLDEVCDKLTEEQKRARVDVKYSTTGNKHVIIELKRAQKRISTTALNEQISKYYTAAEKILGAAGRRNEPVEIVVVVGKRLSDWDETDTSEQRSREMLAASRARVVMYDQLIDNALQAYQDYVDRAEEAGRVYRLVQRISEQDVDALSPTA; encoded by the coding sequence GTGAGCAGCGACCCCACGTATCAGATGACCGTGAGCCTGAACGTGCTCCGGCATCTGGGCCTAGGGCTGTACTCGAACGTGGCTGCCGTTCTCTCGGAGGTGGTTGCCAATTCATGGGACGCGGACGCGGAGCACGTTCGGATCTCCATTGATGTGTCTGAGGGCCGGGTCGTGATCGAGGACGACGGGCACGGAATGACGATTGCGGATGCGAATCAGAAGTACTTGCACGTCGGATACGAGCGGCGGAAGGTCGCGCCTTTAACCCCGCGGTTCGAGCGACCGGTCATGGGACGGAAGGGAATCGGGAAGTTGTCCCTCTTCTCAATAGCCCGAACGGTCCGCGTCGAGAGCGTTGCCGGTGGCGAGAAGCACGGTTTCGTCATGGACGCGGAGGACATTGAAACCGAGATCCGGGACGGCGGGGAGGGGCGATACGAGCCTGATCCTGTTGCGAGTACGGAGATCGCCCTCGATAAGGGTACTCGTATCACCCTCACGAACATGAAGCGTAAGCTTCAGTGGACGGGTCGAGCGTTGAGGAGGCGCCTAGCCCGGCGGTTCAGCATCATCGGGGCAGAGCATCGGTTCGCCATCACACTCGACGGAGAACCGATAACGGCTACCGACCGCGAGTACCAGGACAAAGTCCAGTACATCTGGACGTTCGGTGACAAAGGCAACCGCGTGGCCAGCACGGCCAGCAACCTCGAGAACCAGGAGAAACGCTCCGGTGAGTTGGAAGGGCATCCCGACTGGGTGATAGACGGTTGGATCGGAACGGCTTCCATGGCGGGGCAACTCAAGGACACGGAGACATCCGAGAGCATCAACAAGCTGGTAGTCCTCGTGCGCGGCAAGCTGGCTCAGGAGGACATTCTGGAAGAGTTCGGTGAGGGTGGCCTCTACACTAAGTACATGCTCGGCGAGATCCATGCCGACTTCCTTGATCTGGACGACGCGGAGGACATCGCCACCACAAGCCGGCAGAAGCTCATTGAAGAAGACCCCCGCTACCAGGCCCTCAAAGCCAAGCTGCGGGATGAGTTGAAGCATGTCCAGGGTCGATGGACCAAACTGCGCAGGTCGCAGGGGACGAAGCAGGCCGTCGTCTACCCGGGGATACAGGAGTGGTTCACAGAACTGGACCCCGACCAGAAGGTCGCAGCCCGGCGGCTGTTCGGTCGAATCAACGAGTTGCCGATTGAGGGCGAGTCCAACAAGCGACAACTCGTCGTAAGCGGTGTCCTCGCTTTCGAGAGCCTCAAGCTGCGGAACATGCTCCACAGGCTCGATGAGATCTCGACCCAGAACCTTGATGTCCTGCAGCAGGTGTTCGTCCAACTGGACGACCTGGAGGCAAGCGCCTACTACCAGATAGCGAAGGAACGCCTACGGATCATCCGCAAGCTGACGGGCCTTGTGGACGAGAACGCTAAAGAGCGGGCGATGCAGGAGCATCTTTACAAGCACCTATGGCTGCTAGACCCCTCCTGGGAGAGAGCGACTCACACTGAGCATATGGAGAAGAGCGTCACGACCGTACTCGACGAGGTGTGCGATAAGCTGACCGAAGAGCAGAAGCGCGCCCGGGTCGATGTCAAGTACAGCACTACCGGGAACAAACACGTCATCATCGAACTCAAACGCGCGCAGAAACGCATCAGTACCACTGCCCTGAACGAGCAGATATCAAAGTACTACACCGCCGCTGAGAAGATACTCGGCGCCGCCGGACGCCGTAACGAACCAGTGGAGATAGTCGTTGTCGTCGGAAAACGGCTTAGCGACTGGGACGAGACCGATACGAGCGAGCAAAGGTCCCGAGAAATGCTTGCCGCGTCCCGAGCAAGGGTCGTCATGTATGACCAACTGATAGACAACGCCCTGCAGGCCTACCAAGACTACGTAGATCGCGCCGAAGAGGCAGGCCGGGTGTACAGGCTGGTCCAGAGGATCTCGGAACAAGACGTAGACGCGCTCAGCCCGACCGCCTGA
- a CDS encoding (2Fe-2S)-binding protein: MSRTHVTCTINGDPAEFLCEEDQTLLDTLRDVVGLMGVKEGCATGDCGACSVILNGRLNCSCLVFAPEAEGATIETVEGMAGPDGLHPLQETFLEGAALQCGICTPGFLVAGKALLDRNPDPTEEEVRYAVAGNLCRCTGYDKIVRSILDAADRMGEAAPAS, from the coding sequence ATGAGCAGAACGCACGTCACCTGCACCATCAACGGCGACCCCGCCGAGTTCCTTTGCGAGGAGGATCAGACCCTCCTGGACACCCTGCGGGACGTGGTCGGGCTGATGGGAGTCAAGGAGGGCTGCGCCACCGGTGACTGCGGGGCATGCTCGGTCATCCTCAACGGACGGCTCAACTGTTCCTGCCTGGTCTTCGCCCCGGAGGCGGAGGGGGCGACGATCGAGACGGTCGAGGGCATGGCCGGCCCGGACGGCCTCCACCCGCTCCAGGAGACCTTCCTGGAGGGAGCGGCCCTGCAATGCGGGATCTGCACCCCCGGCTTCCTGGTGGCCGGCAAGGCGCTACTGGACCGCAACCCGGATCCCACCGAGGAAGAAGTGCGCTACGCCGTCGCCGGCAACCTCTGCCGGTGTACGGGTTATGACAAGATCGTGCGGTCGATCCTGGACGCGGCCGACCGTATGGGAGAAGCCGCCCCGGCTTCATAG
- a CDS encoding Ldh family oxidoreductase, which produces MWKVSPTRLEDTCTAIVRATGAPGADARLVAEHLVENDVIGHHSHGVIRLWDYIEWTHSGDLIPGARPRILGETPTTARVDGGWNFGQVVATFATGLAIEKARTAGVGVVTIRRVKHIGRLGRYAEQVAGEGLVSMIFTNGGGHGINQAPFRGTERKLCSNPIAMSVPSRLAGPFLLDMATSVAAEGKVRVYRARGTPTPTGWILDSDGNPTTDPEDFARGGALLPLGRDEGHKGYALAFMVELLAGVMSGGGISGDPGRSFSNDSMIIVIDPELFVPMAELEERSLTLTEHLKDTRLADESQPVLYPGEKEAEARRANRERDIELPDPVRQQLLAMLQRFSLPEAELVSSG; this is translated from the coding sequence ATGTGGAAGGTCTCACCCACCCGGCTCGAGGACACATGCACCGCGATAGTGCGGGCGACCGGAGCGCCCGGCGCCGACGCCCGGCTGGTGGCGGAGCACCTGGTCGAGAACGACGTCATCGGCCACCATTCCCACGGGGTCATCCGGTTGTGGGACTACATCGAGTGGACTCATAGCGGCGATCTGATCCCGGGCGCCCGTCCCCGGATCCTCGGCGAGACACCCACCACCGCCCGGGTCGACGGTGGCTGGAACTTCGGCCAGGTGGTGGCCACCTTCGCCACCGGCCTGGCCATCGAGAAGGCCCGGACGGCCGGGGTCGGCGTTGTGACCATCCGGAGGGTGAAGCACATCGGCCGCCTGGGCCGCTACGCCGAGCAGGTGGCCGGGGAGGGGCTGGTGTCGATGATCTTCACCAACGGCGGCGGCCACGGGATCAACCAGGCGCCGTTCCGGGGCACGGAGCGGAAGCTGTGCTCCAACCCGATAGCCATGTCGGTGCCGTCCCGACTGGCCGGACCCTTCCTGCTGGACATGGCCACCTCGGTGGCGGCGGAGGGCAAGGTGCGGGTGTACAGGGCGCGGGGAACGCCCACGCCCACCGGCTGGATCCTCGACTCCGACGGCAATCCGACCACCGACCCGGAGGACTTCGCGAGGGGTGGGGCGTTGCTCCCGCTCGGAAGAGACGAAGGACACAAGGGCTACGCGCTCGCGTTCATGGTGGAACTGCTGGCGGGGGTGATGTCGGGCGGGGGTATCTCGGGCGATCCGGGCCGTTCCTTCAGCAACGATTCGATGATCATCGTGATCGATCCCGAGCTGTTCGTGCCCATGGCCGAACTCGAGGAGCGCTCCCTCACGCTCACCGAGCACCTCAAGGACACCCGGCTGGCCGATGAGTCGCAACCGGTCCTGTATCCGGGGGAGAAGGAGGCGGAGGCGAGGCGCGCCAATCGGGAACGCGACATCGAGTTGCCCGACCCGGTGCGCCAGCAGCTCCTGGCAATGCTCCAGCGGTTCTCGCTGCCCGAGGCCGAGCTGGTCTCCTCCGGTTAA